A single Anopheles funestus chromosome 2RL, idAnoFuneDA-416_04, whole genome shotgun sequence DNA region contains:
- the LOC125762593 gene encoding antigen 5 like allergen Cul n 1-like — protein sequence MSSGKGKMMLLLAVLVAAAMKTSVAQDYCNPDLCDPGDDHIGCNNPGGFTSNCPAGAKVIKMTDELKKIILDEHNKYRSTVATGGIKWLPKAKQMTTMTWDDELAKLAKLNANRCVQKHDDCHNTAKHRYSGQNLNHITTSAPSIDNIPQVVKDLISSWWDERRDVNSRMVKAMYDPGRHTMIFHFAVMAADKANKIGCAISQWPENGNPYLYLVCNYSFTDIVGLPMYAQGEPCSGCTKGCNSAYTGLCNPDEPVSVPY from the exons ATGTCGAGCGGAAAGGGCaagatgatgttgctgcttgCGGTCCTTGTTGCAGCTGCAATGAAGACAAGTGTCGCTCAGGACTATTGTAACCCGGATTTGTGTGATCCCGGTGATGATCACATTGGATGTAACAATCCGGGTGGCTTCACCAGCAACTGTCCCGCCGGAGCTAAGGTTATTAAAATGACGGACGAGCTGAAGAAGATCATTCTGGACGAGCATAACAAGTATCGCAGTACTGTGGCAACTGGTGGAATAAAATGGCTTCCGAAAGCTAAGCAGATGACGACGATG ACTTGGGATGATGAGTTGGCTAAGCTGGCCAAGCTGAACGCCAATCGGTGTGTACAGAAGCATGACGATTGCCACAACACTGCCAAACATCGTTACTCAGGACAGAACTTGAACCACATCACTACCAGTGCTCCATCGATCGACAACATCCCGCAGGTGGTCAAGGATCTCATCTCGTCCTGGTGGGATGAGCGTCGCGATGTGAACTCGCGCATGGTCAAGGCGATGTACGATCCGGGCAGACA CACCATGATCTTCCATTTCGCCGTGATGGCTGCGGATAAGGCAAACAAGATCGGTTGCGCCATCAGTCAGTGGCCGGAGAATGGCAATCCCTACCTGTATCTGGTGTGCAACTATTCCTTCACGGACATTGTTGGGCTGCCGATGTATGCACAGGGTGAACCGTGTTCGGGATGTACGAAGGGCTGTAACTCCGCTTACACTGGACTCTGCAATCCTGATGAACCCGTTTCCGTTCCGTACTAA
- the LOC125762602 gene encoding uncharacterized protein LOC125762602, translating to MSEDDNWSVSCFDTTDWMPSPEELETAYCALEKGTYTLDLNWKNPGRRAPSPVKKDEPKVTEIVDKEAAAKNKEFDFMDDVALPQMRVRGQTSGPKGSAKKKTTNFAGVLDHMKKHGRLTQSKDSSST from the exons ATGTCCGAGGACGATAACTGGTCGGTAAGTTGTTTCGATACAACTGACTGGATGCCTTCACCGGAAGAGCTAGAAACGGCGTACTGTGCACTGGAAAAGGGAACCTACACGCTCGACCTCAACTGGAAAAACCCTGGACGCAGAGCACCTTCTCCGGTTAAAAAGGACGAACCAAAAGTTACCGAAATAGTTGACAAGGAAGC GGCGGCTAAAAACAAAGAGTTCGATTTCATGGATGACGTCGCGTTGCCACAGATGCGAGTCCGCGGTCAAACTTCCGGCCCGAAAGGGTCCGCCAAAAAGAAGACAACCAACTTTGCCGGTGTGCTGGATCACATGAAGAAGCACGGCCGGTTAACACAGTCCAAGGATAGTTCGAGCACGTAA
- the LOC125762595 gene encoding antigen 5 like allergen Cul n 1-like encodes MSSGKGKMVLLLGVLVAAALKTAIAQDYCDPELCDPGDAHIGCNNPGGFTSNCPEGAQVIEVTEEYKKIMLDEHNKYRSTVATGGVKWLPKAKQMTTMTWDDELAKMAQLNANRCVQKHDACHNTANHRYSGQNLNHITTTAPSIDNIPQVIKDLISSWWDERLDVNSRMVNSMYDPGRHIMIFHFAVMAADKSNKLGCAMSQWSDNGNPYLYLVCNYSFTDFVGLPMYAAGDPCTGCTTGCNSAYEGLCNPDEPVSVPF; translated from the exons ATGTCGAGTGGAAAAGGCAAGATGGTGTTGCTCCTGGGAGTCCTAGTTGCAGCTGCTCTGAAGACGGCTATCGCTCAGGACTATTGTGATCCGGAATTGTGTGATCCCGGAGATGCTCATATTGGATGTAACAATCCGGGTGGCTTCACCAGCAATTGTCCAGAAGGGGCTCAGGTAATCGAAGTTACTGAAGAATATAAGAAGATCATGCTGGACGAACACAACAAGTATCGCAGTACTGTTGCAACTGGCGGAGTAAAATGGCTTCCGAAAGCTAAGCAGATGACGACGATG ACATGGGATGATGAGCTGGCAAAGATGGCACAGTTGAATGCCAATCGCTGTGTGCAGAAGCACGATGCCTGTCATAACACTGCAAACCACCGATACTCAGGACAGAACTTGAACCACATCACTACCACGGCTCCATCGATCGACAACATCCCGCAGGTGATCAAGGACCTGATCTCGTCCTGGTGGGATGAGCGTCTCGATGTGAACTCTCGTATGGTCAACAGCATGTACGATCCGGGCAGACA CATTATGATCTTCCACTTTGCTGTAATGGCTGCGGACAAATCGAACAAGCTAGGCTGTGCTATGTCACAATGGTCCGATAATGGCAACCCCTACCTGTATCTGGTTTGCAACTATTCATTTACCGATTTCGTCGGTCTGCCGATGTATGCTGCAGGAGATCCGTGTACTGGCTGCACGACCGGTTGCAATTCTGCTTACGAAGGTCTCTGCAATCCTGACGAGCCTGTTTCTGTGCCGTTCTAA